The genome window GGCTCGACCTACGGCGAACAGTGGTCCGTTTGGCCTTTACGGAACGATTGGCCTACTGCCGAAATGAAGGACTTCGAACCCCACAAATCGCCATGCCTTTCAAGGCCTTAGAGGCACTTCAGAGCGGGGAAATTAAGATGGCGCGCCCGGCAGGATTCGAACCTGCGACCTCTCGCTCCGGAGGCGAGCGCTCTATCCACTGAGCTACGGGCGCGCGGTGCCAAGGGCCATGCGTTTAGCAGGCCCTGAGCGCTATTGCAACGCTGCACATGCCTCCTGAATCAATCGGCCGCCGGTGTGCAGATCGGCCTCGGGCGCGACGAAGCTGGCGCGGAAATACGGCGACAGGCCATAGGCCTCGCCCAGCACCACGGCGACGCCGACGCTGTCCAGCAGATAGTTGGTAAAATCGCCGTCGGTCTCGATCAATTTGCCGTTCGGCGCACGCTTGCCGATGGCGCCGGCGCAGGAGCAGAAAATGTACATCGCCCCCTCCGGCCGGTCGCAGGAAAGGCCCGCGGCACCGTTCAGATAATCCAGCAGGATGTCGCGCCGGCGTTGCAGGTTGGCGGTGCGCTCATGGACGAAGGCCTGCGGGCCGTTCAGTGCCGCCACCGCCGCCGCCTGGCCGATGGCGGAGACGCCGGCGGTGCTCTGCGACTGCATTTTCGACATGGCGGCGATCATCTCCTTCGGCCCGCCGGCATAGCCGACGCGCCAGCCGGTCATGGAATAGGCCTTGGAGACGCCGTTGCAGGTGATGGTGCGCTCGTACATCTCGGGCGCGGCCTGGGCGATGGTGGCGAACGCGCGGCCATCGAACAGCAGGTGCTCGTAGACGTCGTCGGTCAGCACCCAGACCTGCGGATGCTTGGCCAGCACAGCCGCGAATGCCCGCAGGTCGTCGGCGGTGTAGGTGGCGCCGCTGGGATTGTTGGGCGAGGACAGGATCAGCCACTTGGTGGCGGGCGTGATCGCCTCTTCCAACTGTTCCGGCCGCATCTTGAACGCCTGATTCTGGCCGCAGGCGACAGCGACGGGCGTGCCGCCGGCGATCTTCACGATGTCGGGATAGCTGGTCCAGTAGGGCGCCGGAATCACCACCTCGTCGCCCGGGCCGACGCTCGCCATCAGGCAGTTGAACAGGATCTGCTTGGTGCCCGCGCCCACGGTGATCTGGTCCATGCCATAGGCGAGCCCGTTCTCGCGCGCGAACTTGGCGGAAACCGCCTCGCGCATGGCGATGGTGCCGTTGATCGGCGTGTATTTGGTGTTGTTCATCT of Alphaproteobacteria bacterium contains these proteins:
- a CDS encoding aminotransferase class I/II-fold pyridoxal phosphate-dependent enzyme, translating into MSLAPRMSRFQPSPSQIATARARDLEAQGRKIVKLTAGEPDFPTPRHVKQAILDAMEMNNTKYTPINGTIAMREAVSAKFARENGLAYGMDQITVGAGTKQILFNCLMASVGPGDEVVIPAPYWTSYPDIVKIAGGTPVAVACGQNQAFKMRPEQLEEAITPATKWLILSSPNNPSGATYTADDLRAFAAVLAKHPQVWVLTDDVYEHLLFDGRAFATIAQAAPEMYERTITCNGVSKAYSMTGWRVGYAGGPKEMIAAMSKMQSQSTAGVSAIGQAAAVAALNGPQAFVHERTANLQRRRDILLDYLNGAAGLSCDRPEGAMYIFCSCAGAIGKRAPNGKLIETDGDFTNYLLDSVGVAVVLGEAYGLSPYFRASFVAPEADLHTGGRLIQEACAALQ